The Acidimicrobiales bacterium genomic sequence GCCTGCGCATCACCTCAGGCCCCGCCCTGGTGCGGGCGGGCGACCTGGCCGCCATCCTCACCGACCTCCACGAGGGCGACATCCTCTTCATCGACGAGATCCACCGGCTGGGCCGGGCCGTCGAAGAAATCCTCTACCCGGCCATGGAGGACTTCCAGCTCGACATCGTGCTGGGCAAGGGCCCCGCCGCCCGGTCCATCCGCCTCGACCTGCCCAAGTTCACCCTGGTGGCGGCCACCACCCGCACCGGCCTCATGACGGGGCCGCTGCGCGACCGCTTCGGCTTCGTGGCCCGCCTCGACCACTACCCGGTCGACGACCTGCAGGAGATCGTGCACCGGGCCGCCCGCATCCTCGGTGTCACCCTCGATCGCGAGGGTGCCCGTGAGATCGCGGGCCGCAGCCGAGGCACCCCCCGCATCGCCAACCGCCTGCTGAAGCGGGTGCGCGACTTCGCCGAGGTCCGGGGCGACGGCGTGGTCACCGCGGCCATCGCCTCCCAGGGCCTGACCCTGTTCGGCGTCGACGAAGCGGGCCTCGACAAGGTCGACCGGGCCATCCTCGACACGGTGTGCCGCCGATTCGGCGGCGGACCTGTCGGCCTGTCGACCCTGGCCGTCAGTGTGGGGGAGGAGACCGAGACCGTCGAAGACGTCTACGAGCCGTTCCTGTTGCAACTGGGCATGCTCAAGCGCACCCCCCGGGGCCGGGTGGCCACCC encodes the following:
- the ruvB gene encoding Holliday junction branch migration DNA helicase RuvB; translated protein: MSPREEVLTSPAVADPVEVAEEVTLRPRRLSEFVGQPQLKEHLDIVLEAARRRGHPADHLLFAGPPGLGKTSLAGIVATEMGVGLRITSGPALVRAGDLAAILTDLHEGDILFIDEIHRLGRAVEEILYPAMEDFQLDIVLGKGPAARSIRLDLPKFTLVAATTRTGLMTGPLRDRFGFVARLDHYPVDDLQEIVHRAARILGVTLDREGAREIAGRSRGTPRIANRLLKRVRDFAEVRGDGVVTAAIASQGLTLFGVDEAGLDKVDRAILDTVCRRFGGGPVGLSTLAVSVGEETETVEDVYEPFLLQLGMLKRTPRGRVATPAAWQHLGLAAPRTVDAPVLFDD